DNA from Terriglobia bacterium:
CTCGGACGGACTCCTAGACAATGGGGTACACCTTAGATCGCGCCTTCTCATAAAGCCTCCTGAATGGAGCAGGCGGACATTCATGCTCCGACCCGCCAATTCCGATGCCGACAATACCGTGCCCTGTGACCTCCTCTAACTGCGCCAAAGTCACCATTTCCGATTCAGGTCCGTAGTCCCTAACCAGGTCCGCAACCAGGGCGATCTCGATTTCGGAAACTCGTGTCAAGCCGGCACGGACAGCCTGGGCCACTTCCTGTACGGCAAGCCCGCGGCGAACAAAAAGAGAGGGCGAGAAAAAGACTTCCGCGTATCGGATACCCTGCTTGGCCATGTCTCGAGCCGTCAGTTCGGCAACATGCGTGAAGTCTTCATACTCACGCAGGAACTGGTTCTTCCACGACCATGCCTCGATGAACTGGGGAAAATCTGTGTATTCGAACCGCTTGGCCAGCGCGGGAACATCAGGAACGGACGGATCCCCGCCATATTTCTGGATGAGCGCAAACAAGGCCTCATGAGGTATGGCGCCCTCCAGATGGACGTGCAGCTCTACCTTGGGAATCCTGTCATACCAAGTCATTTGGTAATCTCTCCAGACGGCCCAACGTGGAGCTAACCGGCCTGCGAGGCTTTTCGCGCAGGTCCGGTTGAGCGCAGGGTTAGCCGCCTCGCTCCATCGGATGCCGAGTGGTCTAACCGCGCAGCCACTGAATCACCCATAACGGCAGCATGCCGCCGATGTTGAAGAGCGCATGGACGATGATCGCTGGAAGGAGACTCCTCGTTCTCTCACGGTAGCGCGCTGCGACCAGTCCGAGAAACACCGCCAGCAGAATCACTGGGACCGCCGCGGGCCCCATTAACTTGACGAGCACAATGTGCATGGAACCGAAGAACAGCCCACTCACGAGAACCGGCATGCTCAACCTGCGGTGAGCCTCAGCCCCGACCCGGGCATTCCTACTCAACAGCGTTTGTAGAAGCCCCCGAGTCAGCGTTTCCTCGCCGATGCTCGCGCAGACCCAGATGAAGACGACCATCTGGGGCTTCGTGAGTTTAATGGGACCGCCTGTGCCTTGCCCACCCGGTGACGCAACCGCTGACACGATGGAAAGCACCGCCGTCGGAAGAACCCACAAGAGGATACAGGGGCTGAACTCGTACGCTCCCTTGGTGAACCCATAGAGATCAAGCCGGCCCTTCGAGATCAGCCACATCGCCGCGACGGATAGAGCCAGCATCACAGAATGCGTCACGAACGACGGCGGGAGGAAGTTCGTCTGCGGAACACCGACGAGCCTCACCGCGTACATCGCCGCCAGCCACACGGCCGCCGCGAGAGCGAGTGCGAGTACCGGCCTGAATGGGTGACGAGAAGTCATCCGTCCTCCGTTTCAAGAGGCACCTAACTCGTGAGTAGGCTGACCAGCGTATCAACCCTGCGAAAAACGTGCAAACATGGTCGGGAGGGTCCGCCTTACGGCTATTATTGGCACGATGGGAACGGATTACAACCGAGTTTTTTGTCACGACTTGCAGCGGTTTTCAGATCAGTGGGCGAGGCCTGCTGGGCTGCTCATATGGCTGTCTTGCCAATGATGTGTGAGGGGTTATTGACTCGGACGGACTTCGCGGGAGTGTCGGGGACTTCTACGGTAAGCGCGTCCACTGGGAGCCAATCACTTCCCCGAACGCCGGGATTTCCTCGAGTGATCGCGGCACTCGCTGCAAACCACGGTCGTCCTCCACACAGGGTTACAGCAGACGAGACATGCCGTTGACGCCGCTCCTGACAGGTACCGCGATGCAGATTTGCGGCAGCTGACCGACTATCCAAATGAGCAAGCCCTGACGACGACTGTTGCGCAGCTGCTCAACCATCGGGCCGGCGTCGCGGACTTCTTCGGTCCTCAGTTCGACTCGACGCCAAAAACGCAGTTTCGTTCGAATGCCGATTACTACCGCTTTGTTGCCGACAAGCCGCTCCTGTTTGCTCCCGGGGCGAAAACGCAGTACTGCAACGGCTGCTACATCGTTCTCGGCGCAATCATCGAGCGCGTCGCAGGCGTGCCATACGAGCAGTACGTATCCGAGCATGTGTTCAAACCAGCTGACATGAAAACCGCCGGGTTCTTCCAGTCCGACCGCTTCCCGCCTCACGTCGCGGTGGGCTACACGTCGCGTGCACCGGCTTCGCCGAACGTGCTGCAATCCAACAACCAGCTGATCGGCGCGTCTGGCAGCGCGGCGGGTGGCGCCTACGCAACAGCCGCCGATCTGCTCGCGTTCGACAGCGCCCTGCGCGAGGGACGCTTGCTCAATCCGAAGATGACGGCGTGGATGCTCGAAGAGGGCGTCGAAGCCGTGAAGGGGCGGAGAGCAGGCGGTGAGTTAGGCATTGCAGGTGGTGCTCCGGGAATTGGCGCCGCCCTGGAATCCGACGGCACATGGACGGTTGTCGTAGTAGGCAACCTCGATCCGCCGACCGCCGAACAAGCGGGCGTTGCCATCGCGAGACAGTTGCGTCGCTGACGCCCCTGCGCCTAGACTTTCAGCCCTGGGCCTCGGCCTTATCCTCTGTGCTTCGCGCGTTGCCCCGTCTTCCGGCTCAGCTTGAATCCCAGCGGGAGCTGCCCTATCCTTCTATCATTTGCTCCAGATATGGGCGGTCAGGAACGCCTCGCTGGGTTTCCGGTCCCTTGTTCGGCCATCCATAGAATTCCCGCCACTCTTTGTCCAAAGCCGTGGCGTCCTTGCCAAACGCCTCCTGGAACACCGATGGCGCCGCCCGATCGCTCTTTTCGGATTTGGCCGAGATCAGGCACTGCTGCCGGAACTCATTGAGCTTGGCGCGGCCATATTGCTCCTCGAAGAAAAACAACGCGGCGACCGCTTCATCAAAAGCGCGTTGGCCGCGGGAGTCCAGTTCCGGGAGCGAGATAATCGGGCCGTTGGGCAGGCGAGATTTCAGTTCTGTTTTGAGGTCTTTGCCCTCCGCCTGTAACAGCGCGCGCTCCTGGAAGTAAATGCAGGAGAACTCGCCGCACCACCAATTCTGCCTACTCGCCTGGCCGAGAAAGGCGAAATTGAACAGATGGGTCTCCTCATGCAGCAAGCTGGTCAACAAGAACTGCACTTCGGCCCGCTCACCAGTGCGCATGGCGACGGGATTTTGAGTACAGCGCGAATGGCCATATTCATCGGGCACCAGAAAGGCCTGAATCGGTGTTTGCGGTTTCGCATGGCTGCGGCCGTTCAGAAAGACATAGACACCATCGAGGAGTTGGTATAACTCAGCCACTTTCCGGGGATCTGCCGAGGCCTGAAAATAAAGCTGATGGTAACGCGTCGGCACCATCTGCCACTGGCGGTCTTCCAGGTCCTTGCCGAGGTCGCCCAGTGTTCCTACGCTCACGGTGACCGGCTTGGGCATGGTGGCTTCGCTCTGCTGCCACAACGTCTGCCAGTCGTTGGTGGAGGAATCGGCGGCATTCGCTGCGTAGTCGGTAACAGCAACGAGAACCACAACAATGGCGGGAACACAATGCCTCCACATCAACTTCCGTCCCAGAAAACCTAGAGAAGAGTCCATAATATTAAGGGTGGAATCGAGGTGCGTCGTCTTAGTACTGCCTTCCATAAATGCGACAACATGTTTCAAGGATACGGACAAACGCGGATGAACAAGCGAACGATGAATCCCGCGCAACGCATCGCAAAGCTCGAGACTGCAGCTCTGAAAGCCAAAAACCGCCTATCCCCGCAAAGGACTAGACAAGCCTCAACAATCGACTGTCGGCTTGAAAGCCTTCACACACAACAACGCGCGAACTCAACGTCGTGAGAGCAATTGCAATAGCTACTGCTTGATCACGATAAACCACGCAGCGATGATCGGACCCTGTGGACCGCGGCCACGTCCGCCCGTCGGGGGTGGCGTCACGCCAGCGGGTGGCGCCGGAGCCGGACCGCGCTCAGGTTGGAAGAGGTACGCGTTGTGCGTCACTGGATCAACTGTGATCGTCTTCGCGCCGGCGAACGTGTCAACCGTGGCAACCGTCGTGTACTTGTCGGGCGAATCCTGGTGGACGACTGTGACGTTGCCCTCGCCCCCATTCGGAATGTAAATCAGCTTTTTTGACGGATCCCATCCCAGAGCGTCAACGCGCGTGCCGTTCTTGATGGACGCCACGACTTTGCCGGTGTTTGGATCAACGACGACAGATGTATTGCTGCAACCTGAGAAGATGCGGTTCGATGTTTTGTCATACGCGATGCCCGTTGGTCCTTCACACGGCGCGAGTGGCCACGAGGCGGTCGCTTTCCAGGTCTTGACGTCGATCACCTGGATCGTGTTCTTGCCTTCGTTGTTGACGAAGATGTGTCCTTTGCCATCGGCCGCAGCGCCCTCGGGCGCCGTGTCTTCGAGCTCGACGGTGGCGACAATGTCGCCGCTCGTTGGATCGATCGCGGTGAGAGTGCAGATCGGGCGGCTGTGATTCGTCAGAATGATTTTGTCATCGGGCTCATCGTACATGATGCCGTCGAGACCGGGGCCGACCTTGATTTGTTTGATCACCGCCAGCGTCTTCAAATCGAACATGGTGACGGTCTGGTCGCCGCTATTCGTCGTAAAGCCGTGACCAGCCTTGGTGGCGAGGCCCGCGCCATGCACGCCCGGCGTGTTCGGAATGTCAGCGAGCACTTTGCCGGTGGCGCCTTCGACCACCATCATGTGGCTGGAACGCGAAACGAACACGCGCCCTGTGGCGGCTTCGACGGCGACATAGTCCGTACCTCCGTCACCCTTGATATCAAACTTTTCAACCTTGAACGTTTGCGCGTGCCCGAAGTTGGGCGCGACAAGGCTGCTTGCGAAGAGAACCGCAAGTGCGGTCAGTAAGCGTCTGGTCATATGGTCTCCGTTGTGGTTGCGTTGGGATGTGTAAAGGCTTCACCCAGGATTTACCTTCTCGGCTTCTCAGCAGTATACGGCAATCGCCTGAGCTGCGACCGAAGTTTTTGGCAGCGCATCGCCGGAAGCCGCACCCGTACCCATCAAAAGTGGGCCCCAGGCACCAACTGCATCACCAGCCCACGGACGCCGCCCGGTTCCTCGACCCCGTAAATGCGCGCGCCTCTATCCACAGGACGCACCGTCGCCCGTAGACCCTCGTGACGACAGGGAACTTTCCTGTTGTTTTCCCACAAAACTGCGCTATACTCATCTGGGAAACCAACAGGAGTCAATATGACTAAAAGTGAGGTCTTGCAGGGCACGCTCGCGTTGATGATTCTTAAGACCCTTGAAGCACTCGGGCCCCAGCACGGCTATGGGATCGCCCGGCGGATCGAACAAACCAGTGCCAACCTGCTGTCCATCAATCAGGGTACACTCTACCCGGTGCTCCTCAAACTCGAGCAGGAGGGCAGCATTGCTTCGGAGTGGGGTTTCTCCCAGAACAACCGGAAGGCGAAGTTCTACCGCCTGACGAAATCGGGCAGAAGGCAGCTCGAATCCGAGGCACGGTATTGGAGGCAGACCGCCGACATCATCGCCCGCTTTTTCGCCTTGAAGGGAGAGCCGCAATGAAACAGTTTCGCCGCGGATGGAAACGTCTGGTGGGCGCGATCGCCGGTTCGCGCCGGGAATCCGAGTTGGCCGCTGAGATGGAGATGCATCTGCAGATGCAGACTGAGGACAACCTGAAGCTCGGCATGTCTCCACAGGAAGCGCGCCGGGCGGCCATCTTGAAGTTCGGTGGCATCGAGTCTGTGAAGGAGCGCTATCGCGAGCAACGCGGCCTGCCTGTGCTCGAGGCGTGGGGAAAGGACATGCGTCACGCATTCCGCTCGATGCGAAGGAATCCGGGATTTGCCGCCGCCGCAATTCTATCCCTGGCGCTCGGGATGGGGGCGACCACCGCCATCTTCAGCGTTGCCGATTCTGTTCTCCTGCAATCCCTGCCATACGCGCAGCCGGAGCGGCTGACGACGGTATCTGTGGACGGGGCCATCAGCGCCCCGTTGTATGAAGCATTCCGCCGCGAAGCGCGCTCGATCGAGCACGCCGCTCTTTTTACCAGCTGGTATTTCAACCTC
Protein-coding regions in this window:
- a CDS encoding CPBP family intramembrane metalloprotease — protein: MTSRHPFRPVLALALAAAVWLAAMYAVRLVGVPQTNFLPPSFVTHSVMLALSVAAMWLISKGRLDLYGFTKGAYEFSPCILLWVLPTAVLSIVSAVASPGGQGTGGPIKLTKPQMVVFIWVCASIGEETLTRGLLQTLLSRNARVGAEAHRRLSMPVLVSGLFFGSMHIVLVKLMGPAAVPVILLAVFLGLVAARYRERTRSLLPAIIVHALFNIGGMLPLWVIQWLRG
- a CDS encoding beta-lactamase family protein, with product MRQLTDYPNEQALTTTVAQLLNHRAGVADFFGPQFDSTPKTQFRSNADYYRFVADKPLLFAPGAKTQYCNGCYIVLGAIIERVAGVPYEQYVSEHVFKPADMKTAGFFQSDRFPPHVAVGYTSRAPASPNVLQSNNQLIGASGSAAGGAYATAADLLAFDSALREGRLLNPKMTAWMLEEGVEAVKGRRAGGELGIAGGAPGIGAALESDGTWTVVVVGNLDPPTAEQAGVAIARQLRR
- a CDS encoding YncE family protein — its product is MTRRLLTALAVLFASSLVAPNFGHAQTFKVEKFDIKGDGGTDYVAVEAATGRVFVSRSSHMMVVEGATGKVLADIPNTPGVHGAGLATKAGHGFTTNSGDQTVTMFDLKTLAVIKQIKVGPGLDGIMYDEPDDKIILTNHSRPICTLTAIDPTSGDIVATVELEDTAPEGAAADGKGHIFVNNEGKNTIQVIDVKTWKATASWPLAPCEGPTGIAYDKTSNRIFSGCSNTSVVVDPNTGKVVASIKNGTRVDALGWDPSKKLIYIPNGGEGNVTVVHQDSPDKYTTVATVDTFAGAKTITVDPVTHNAYLFQPERGPAPAPPAGVTPPPTGGRGRGPQGPIIAAWFIVIKQ
- a CDS encoding PadR family transcriptional regulator; translated protein: MTKSEVLQGTLALMILKTLEALGPQHGYGIARRIEQTSANLLSINQGTLYPVLLKLEQEGSIASEWGFSQNNRKAKFYRLTKSGRRQLESEARYWRQTADIIARFFALKGEPQ